Proteins encoded together in one Candidatus Neomarinimicrobiota bacterium window:
- a CDS encoding IS1595 family transposase codes for MEYFCLGVPAYRLRFQVPISQKGIQRFYRIMRMCIYQHTVQNLSELSGSIELDETMFGGRKPGKRGWGAEGKIIVFGMYKRNGLVVTFPVPSRGKKTLLSLITTHTRPGSLYYTDDWHAYGSLSITGNHVVVTKEKGKPKGRAHLNSIEGFWSYAKHWLYQYRGVLQSHFPLYLKEIEWRFNNRRNNLIPLLRKMIKHTKPHYPLVQLWV; via the coding sequence GAGTACTTTTGCCTTGGCGTCCCCGCTTATCGACTTCGCTTTCAAGTTCCTATCAGTCAAAAAGGGATTCAGCGTTTCTACCGCATCATGAGAATGTGTATCTATCAACATACGGTTCAGAACCTATCTGAACTGTCAGGATCCATTGAGCTGGATGAGACCATGTTCGGTGGAAGAAAACCGGGAAAACGGGGTTGGGGAGCTGAGGGTAAGATCATTGTCTTTGGCATGTATAAACGGAACGGCCTCGTCGTGACATTCCCGGTACCCAGCCGCGGCAAAAAGACTCTGTTATCACTCATTACAACGCATACCAGGCCAGGCAGTTTGTACTACACCGATGACTGGCATGCCTATGGTTCTTTATCCATTACGGGTAATCATGTGGTTGTCACTAAGGAAAAAGGGAAGCCCAAAGGGAGAGCCCATCTTAACAGTATTGAGGGGTTTTGGAGCTACGCCAAACATTGGCTCTATCAATACCGTGGTGTCCTTCAATCCCATTTTCCCCTGTATCTCAAAGAAATAGAATGGCGATTCAACAACCGAAGAAACAACTTGATTCCCCTGTTAAGAAAAATGATCAAACACACCAAACCTCATTACCCCTTAGTGCAACTTTGGGTGTGA